A region of Panicum virgatum strain AP13 chromosome 8N, P.virgatum_v5, whole genome shotgun sequence DNA encodes the following proteins:
- the LOC120684840 gene encoding uncharacterized protein LOC120684840, whose protein sequence is MEYVNTFNYLAQYALEDVNTDEKKQDHFMNGLSLKLQSHLSTTDFRDFNDMVSKAIKAEYKMNAFKNENRKIDMENRKRAASSSTGGNSQRPLHGHFLLHPVRRVLVLLNPCGWHAVLRLPKVKLLVLWGSREAVVEIPLVGHASIVAGKATSLLDVFVVIFIDDILICSKTEEEHAEHIRIVFQKLCDHRLYAKFSKCEFWLKEVAFLGHILSENGVAVDPSKVKDVLDWKQPQNVSEIRSFLGLAGYYRRFIENFSKISKPMTD, encoded by the exons ATGGAGTATGTCAACACCTTCAATTATCTTGCCCAATATGCCTTGGAAGATGTCAACAcggatgagaagaagcaagatcATTTCATGAATGGGCTATCTTTGAAGCTACAATCTCATCTCTCTACCACAGATTTTCGGGATTTCAATGACATGGTTAGCAAGGCGATCAAGGCTGAGTACAAGATGAATGCATTTAAGAATGAGAACCGTAAGATTGATATGGAGAACCGCAAGCGggctgcctcttcttcaaccGGTGGTAACTCGCAACGCCCCCTGCACGGGCACTTCCTCCTCCACCCCGTGCGCCGGGTTTTGGTGCTGCTCAACCCATGTGGATGGCACGCCGTCCTCCGGCTCCCCAAGGTCAAGCTCCTCGTGCTATGGGGCAgccgggaggcggtggtggaaaTACCTCTCGTGGGCCATGCTTCAATTGTGGCGGGCAAGGCCACATCTCTC cttgatgtctttgtggtgattttcatcgATGACATTCTTATCTGCTCCAAGACTGAGGAAGAGCATGCCGAGCATATTCGCATTGTTTTTCAAAAGCTTTGTGATCATCGTCtctatgccaagtttagcaagtgtgaattttggctcaaGGAAGTGGCTTTTCTTGGGCATATTCTTTCAGAAAATGGTGTAGCTGtggatccaagcaaggtgaaggatgtgctcgattGGAAGCAACCTCAAAATGTTAGtgagatccggagttttcttggacttgcgggTTATTACCGTAGGTTCATTGAAAATTTCTCCAAAATTTCTAAGCCTATGACCGATTGA